In Pseudomonas rhizosphaerae, one DNA window encodes the following:
- a CDS encoding aliphatic sulfonate ABC transporter substrate-binding protein translates to MTLFSRLSKPLLAATVLLASFASVAQAASPAEVRLDYAYYSPTSLVLRHFGWLEKALPGTKVDWVLSQGSNRSLEYLNGGSIDFASTAGLAAVLSRANGSPIKTVYVASRPEWTALAVRKDSPIKTVADLKGKKIAATKGTDPFLFTLRSLQQAGLSKDDVELVHLQHADGRTALERGDVDAWAGLDPLLAASQLQAGSQLLYRNIEFNSYGVISVTEKFAAEHADTVVQVIQAYEQARSWAREHPDDLAALLAKESGLPLDVAKLQLSRTDFSDSQPGPKQIQALKAAAPILTAEGLVRKGVDVNEVVDRLIEPRFGAQVIGKQ, encoded by the coding sequence ATGACCCTGTTTTCCCGCCTGTCCAAACCGTTGCTGGCCGCCACCGTGCTGCTGGCCAGCTTTGCCAGCGTCGCCCAGGCAGCAAGCCCTGCCGAGGTTCGCCTGGACTATGCCTACTACTCGCCCACCAGCCTGGTCCTGCGCCATTTCGGCTGGCTGGAAAAAGCCCTGCCCGGCACCAAGGTCGACTGGGTGCTCAGCCAGGGCAGCAACCGCTCGCTGGAATACCTGAATGGCGGCAGCATCGACTTCGCCTCAACGGCGGGCCTTGCGGCGGTACTGAGCCGCGCCAACGGCAGCCCGATCAAGACCGTGTACGTCGCCAGCCGGCCGGAATGGACGGCCTTGGCAGTGCGCAAGGATTCGCCGATCAAGACCGTGGCCGACCTCAAGGGCAAGAAGATTGCAGCCACCAAAGGCACTGACCCCTTCCTGTTCACCCTGCGCAGCCTGCAACAAGCCGGGTTGAGCAAGGACGACGTGGAGCTGGTTCACCTGCAGCATGCCGACGGCCGCACGGCGCTGGAGCGCGGCGATGTCGATGCATGGGCCGGGCTTGATCCGCTGCTGGCAGCCAGCCAGTTGCAGGCTGGCTCGCAGTTGCTGTACCGCAACATCGAGTTCAACAGTTATGGGGTGATCAGCGTCACGGAAAAATTCGCCGCCGAACACGCCGACACCGTCGTTCAGGTCATCCAGGCCTACGAGCAGGCCCGAAGCTGGGCGCGGGAACACCCGGACGATCTGGCCGCCCTGTTGGCCAAGGAATCGGGGCTACCGTTGGACGTGGCCAAGCTGCAACTCTCGCGTACCGATTTCAGCGACTCGCAGCCGGGCCCCAAGCAGATTCAAGCCCTCAAGGCCGCCGCGCCGATCCTGACCGCCGAAGGCCTGGTGCGCAAAGGCGTGGACGTCAACGAGGTCGTCGACCGCCTGATCGAACCACGCTTCGGCGCCCAAGTCATCGGGAAACAGTGA
- a CDS encoding paraquat-inducible protein A has product MNTSSRSIICEHCDSLFESVPLAHSQKAECTRCGAVLERGQRLSIQALFALALTAAMLFMLANAFPVISISMEGLSNQATLLASVEALAQGRITPMAAVTGLTIILAPLLQICLLCWLLGFATAGRAAPGFRTCMRALEHLRPWSMLEVCLLGILVAIVKLAGMLDVHPGIGLWALGMVTVLLILISGKGIRRLWDDLEGQLQ; this is encoded by the coding sequence ATGAACACCTCTTCCCGCTCAATCATCTGTGAACACTGCGATTCGCTGTTCGAATCGGTGCCGCTGGCCCACAGCCAGAAGGCCGAATGCACGCGCTGTGGCGCGGTGCTCGAACGTGGCCAGCGCTTGAGCATACAGGCCCTGTTCGCCCTCGCCTTGACCGCTGCCATGCTGTTCATGCTGGCCAACGCCTTTCCGGTGATCAGCATCAGCATGGAAGGGCTGAGCAACCAGGCCACCCTGCTCGCCTCGGTCGAGGCCCTGGCGCAAGGTCGCATCACGCCCATGGCCGCAGTCACCGGGCTGACCATCATTCTCGCGCCGCTGTTGCAGATCTGCCTGCTGTGCTGGCTGCTCGGCTTCGCCACCGCCGGTCGCGCGGCACCGGGCTTTCGCACCTGCATGCGCGCGCTGGAACACTTGCGCCCCTGGAGCATGCTCGAAGTCTGCCTGCTGGGCATTCTGGTCGCGATCGTCAAACTGGCTGGCATGCTCGATGTGCACCCCGGCATCGGTCTATGGGCACTGGGCATGGTCACGGTGCTGTTGATCCTGATCTCGGGCAAAGGTATCCGCCGGCTCTGGGACGACCTGGAAGGACAGCTGCAATGA
- a CDS encoding paraquat-inducible protein A encodes MTEPVYARQRGLVLCHTCGHVCQAGEHHCPRCHSTVHARKPNSIARTWALLIAALILYIPANVLPVMRTNMFGNASENTIMSGVVEFWHGGSWDIAMLIFIASVVVPCMKFLILGTLLVTCQRKSHWAMRERARLYRFIELIGYWSMLDVLVVALVAALVQFRSLSSIDPLLGIVFFGLVVVLTMLAAMSFDPRLIWDVEVEDV; translated from the coding sequence ATGACCGAGCCCGTCTACGCGCGGCAACGGGGCCTGGTGCTTTGCCATACCTGCGGCCATGTCTGCCAGGCCGGCGAGCATCATTGCCCGCGGTGTCACTCCACCGTTCATGCGCGCAAGCCCAACAGCATCGCCCGTACCTGGGCGCTGCTCATCGCCGCGCTGATCCTGTACATCCCGGCCAACGTGCTGCCGGTGATGCGCACCAACATGTTCGGCAATGCCAGCGAAAACACCATCATGAGCGGCGTTGTCGAGTTCTGGCATGGCGGCTCCTGGGACATCGCCATGCTGATCTTCATCGCCAGTGTGGTCGTGCCCTGCATGAAGTTCCTGATCCTGGGCACGCTGCTGGTAACCTGTCAGCGCAAGAGCCACTGGGCCATGCGCGAGCGAGCCCGTCTGTATCGTTTCATCGAGTTGATCGGCTATTGGTCGATGCTCGACGTGCTGGTGGTGGCGCTGGTGGCCGCGCTGGTGCAGTTCCGTTCGCTGAGTTCCATCGACCCGTTGCTGGGTATCGTGTTTTTCGGTCTGGTGGTGGTACTCACCATGCTGGCCGCCATGAGTTTCGATCCCCGGCTCATCTGGGATGTAGAGGTTGAAGATGTCTGA
- a CDS encoding ABC transporter permease translates to MSASENTLPKAAPAARPVSPAWRRAAKGWLLPCLIVAVLEVVVRAGWIPAYQMPAPSDVAVTLVELAQGALGKHVLASVGRVLAGFVIGASLALVFAAWVGLSREAEAYLEPTFAGLRAIPSLAWVPLLLLWLGIDETSKVVLIAIGAFFPVYVNGVAAIRNIDRKLVEVGQMYGFNARRLTLRILLPAAMPGLFTGLRSGLSMAWMFLVAAELIAATKGLGYLLSDGRETSRPDIVLAAILALAVLGKLSDGVLAAVERRCVSWRDTFTGEAMGNRS, encoded by the coding sequence ATGAGCGCCTCGGAAAACACCCTGCCCAAGGCAGCACCGGCCGCGCGACCTGTTTCACCGGCCTGGCGTCGCGCGGCCAAGGGCTGGCTGCTGCCGTGCCTGATCGTTGCGGTGCTGGAAGTCGTGGTCAGGGCTGGCTGGATCCCGGCCTACCAGATGCCGGCGCCCAGCGATGTCGCAGTGACACTGGTCGAGCTGGCGCAAGGTGCGCTCGGCAAGCATGTGCTTGCCAGCGTCGGCCGCGTGCTCGCCGGTTTCGTCATCGGTGCGTCCCTGGCCTTGGTGTTCGCCGCATGGGTGGGCTTGAGCCGGGAAGCCGAAGCTTATCTTGAGCCGACCTTCGCCGGTCTGCGGGCGATACCGAGTTTGGCCTGGGTGCCATTGCTGCTGTTGTGGCTGGGCATCGACGAGACGTCCAAGGTCGTGCTGATCGCCATCGGCGCGTTCTTTCCGGTGTACGTCAACGGCGTGGCCGCCATACGCAACATCGACCGCAAGCTGGTCGAGGTCGGTCAGATGTATGGCTTCAATGCACGCCGGCTGACGCTGCGCATTCTGCTCCCGGCAGCCATGCCAGGGCTGTTCACGGGGCTGCGCAGCGGGCTGAGCATGGCCTGGATGTTTCTAGTGGCTGCCGAATTGATCGCCGCCACCAAAGGCCTGGGTTACCTGCTCAGCGATGGCCGCGAAACCTCGCGACCCGATATCGTGCTGGCGGCCATCCTGGCCTTGGCGGTATTGGGCAAGCTCAGCGACGGCGTGCTCGCAGCCGTCGAAAGACGTTGCGTCAGCTGGCGCGACACCTTCACCGGCGAAGCCATGGGGAACCGATCATGA
- a CDS encoding PLP-dependent aminotransferase family protein, translating into MALDYRFTPAFENPTGSAIRELFKYLSVPGMISFAGGYPASAFFDQAGLRDAAEQAMRETPLDCLQYAATEGLPALLEQLAGLMARRGVEVQADDMVVTTGSQQGFDLLLKVLLAPGSTVLVECPTYPAALQALRLAGAQVLSAATDADGLDTDALAQQLAGRVRGDVAMLYCVPTFANPTGACLPLARRVALLKLAVEHDFLVVEDDPYGALRFAGEEVPSLLALSRQVHGAEGRVVHLSSLSKVLAPGLRVGWMVAPAAIRQRCLVAKQTVDLCTSPWAQRIAANYLAAGALERALPGLAKSYREKCERMLAGLQPLAEHLEVSAPAGGMFVWGRCLRGLDAKALLPRAIEQKVLFVPGSAFYGQHPDPSSIRLSFAAPGLADIDEGLQRLRRAFEQ; encoded by the coding sequence ATGGCCCTGGACTATCGATTCACGCCTGCCTTCGAAAACCCCACCGGCTCGGCCATACGCGAGCTGTTCAAGTACCTGTCGGTGCCGGGGATGATTTCCTTCGCCGGTGGCTACCCGGCGTCGGCGTTCTTCGACCAGGCGGGCTTGCGGGACGCGGCCGAGCAAGCGATGCGCGAGACGCCGCTGGACTGTTTGCAGTACGCCGCCACTGAAGGGTTGCCAGCTTTGCTCGAACAACTGGCAGGCCTGATGGCGCGTCGCGGCGTTGAAGTCCAGGCCGATGACATGGTGGTGACGACCGGCTCGCAGCAAGGTTTCGACCTGCTACTCAAGGTGTTGCTGGCGCCTGGTTCCACGGTGCTGGTGGAATGCCCGACCTATCCAGCGGCGCTGCAGGCGCTGCGCCTGGCCGGGGCGCAGGTGCTCAGCGCGGCGACCGATGCCGACGGCCTGGACACCGATGCCTTGGCGCAACAACTGGCAGGGCGTGTTCGCGGCGATGTAGCGATGCTCTATTGCGTGCCGACTTTCGCCAACCCTACCGGGGCCTGTCTGCCGTTGGCGCGGCGTGTGGCGCTGTTGAAACTGGCGGTCGAGCATGATTTCCTGGTGGTCGAAGACGATCCGTACGGTGCGTTGCGCTTCGCTGGCGAGGAAGTGCCGTCGCTGCTGGCGTTGAGTCGGCAGGTCCACGGCGCAGAGGGGCGGGTGGTGCATTTGTCCAGCTTGTCCAAGGTTCTGGCGCCAGGGTTGCGCGTGGGCTGGATGGTAGCGCCGGCAGCCATTCGTCAACGCTGCCTGGTGGCCAAGCAGACCGTGGACCTGTGCACTTCGCCCTGGGCGCAGCGCATTGCGGCTAATTATCTTGCGGCGGGGGCGTTGGAGCGGGCGCTGCCGGGTCTGGCGAAGAGCTATCGGGAGAAGTGCGAGCGCATGCTGGCGGGGTTGCAGCCATTGGCCGAGCATCTTGAGGTCAGCGCGCCGGCAGGCGGCATGTTCGTCTGGGGTCGTTGCCTTCGTGGGCTCGACGCCAAGGCATTGCTGCCGCGGGCGATCGAGCAGAAGGTGCTGTTCGTGCCCGGCAGCGCGTTCTATGGGCAGCACCCAGACCCGAGCAGCATTCGCCTGTCGTTCGCCGCACCGGGCCTTGCCGACATCGACGAAGGTCTGCAGCGATTGCGTCGAGCGTTCGAGCAATAA
- a CDS encoding PqiC family protein, whose product MIKRSLILAAGLGLSACSSPVTHYYTLQDTAPSAPTRLAAPSFQFEMLSVRMPVQVDQPQLVVRQDRGNLAILENDRWSAPLADEFHDALTDRLERQLGTRDLAGLPKDSQRPVLSLQTDVRRFDSLPGQYALVDVVWSLGMRGGAQPRRTLTCASQIRETAGVELSSLVVAHQRVIDQLAKQIATTARQWAQGSGACPS is encoded by the coding sequence ATGATCAAACGCAGCCTGATACTAGCCGCCGGCCTGGGCCTGAGCGCCTGCAGCTCGCCGGTCACCCACTACTACACACTGCAGGACACCGCGCCAAGCGCGCCGACGCGCTTGGCCGCACCGTCGTTTCAGTTCGAAATGCTGAGCGTGCGCATGCCGGTGCAGGTCGACCAGCCGCAACTGGTGGTGCGTCAGGACCGAGGCAATCTGGCGATTCTGGAAAACGATCGCTGGAGCGCACCACTGGCCGATGAGTTTCACGACGCGCTGACGGATCGCCTCGAGCGTCAGTTGGGTACGCGTGATCTGGCTGGATTGCCCAAGGATTCGCAACGACCGGTGCTGTCGTTGCAGACCGACGTGCGTCGCTTCGACTCGCTACCGGGGCAGTACGCGTTGGTCGACGTGGTGTGGAGCCTGGGTATGCGCGGTGGGGCGCAGCCGCGCCGTACATTGACCTGTGCTAGCCAAATTCGTGAAACGGCGGGAGTAGAACTGAGCAGCCTGGTGGTGGCACATCAGCGGGTGATCGATCAATTGGCGAAGCAGATCGCAACGACCGCTCGCCAATGGGCGCAGGGCAGCGGCGCCTGTCCTAGCTGA
- a CDS encoding response regulator, with protein sequence MTDSPRIDGASNKEANLVLVVEDEALIREFVCELLGEEGWKTAGVESADQALEYLNQNSNKVNLLLTDILMPGSMNGAGLANYTAQTWPEIPIMIMSGHETPESSGVTIPVSFVRKPWTLGQLLDGVEKALATVPRAIS encoded by the coding sequence ATGACTGATTCGCCGCGCATCGACGGTGCTTCCAACAAAGAAGCGAACCTGGTTCTGGTGGTGGAAGACGAAGCGCTGATTCGCGAGTTCGTCTGCGAACTGCTGGGCGAGGAGGGTTGGAAGACCGCGGGTGTCGAATCTGCGGATCAAGCCCTTGAGTACTTAAACCAGAATTCCAACAAAGTTAATTTGTTGCTGACGGATATCCTCATGCCCGGCAGCATGAACGGCGCAGGCTTGGCCAATTACACGGCACAGACCTGGCCGGAGATCCCGATCATGATCATGTCGGGGCACGAAACGCCAGAAAGCTCCGGCGTGACTATCCCCGTCAGTTTCGTGCGCAAGCCGTGGACGCTAGGCCAGTTGCTCGACGGTGTCGAAAAAGCTCTGGCCACCGTGCCGCGCGCTATCAGCTAG
- a CDS encoding ureidoglycolate lyase codes for MRTLTIEPLTKAAFAPFGDVIETQGSAHFLINNGSTQRFDRLADVQLATAQDQAVISIFRAQALPMPLTVRMLERHPLGSQAFIPLLGKAFLIVVAPAGDVPGSGEVRAFLSDGQQGINYHRGVWHHPILALHDDDGFLVVDRKGPGNNCDEFFFEEHDLLLLAPRPC; via the coding sequence ATGCGAACATTGACGATCGAACCCTTGACCAAGGCCGCGTTTGCCCCTTTTGGCGACGTGATCGAAACTCAAGGGAGCGCGCATTTCCTGATCAACAACGGCTCCACCCAGCGCTTCGATCGGCTGGCGGACGTGCAGTTGGCAACCGCGCAGGATCAAGCGGTCATCAGTATATTCCGTGCGCAGGCGTTACCCATGCCGTTGACCGTGCGCATGCTGGAGCGTCATCCGCTGGGCAGCCAGGCGTTCATCCCGCTGCTGGGCAAGGCGTTCCTGATCGTGGTCGCCCCGGCCGGCGACGTCCCAGGCAGTGGCGAGGTTCGCGCGTTTCTCAGTGATGGGCAGCAAGGCATCAATTACCATCGGGGCGTCTGGCATCATCCGATATTGGCCCTGCATGATGACGATGGCTTTCTGGTGGTGGACCGCAAGGGGCCAGGCAACAATTGCGACGAGTTCTTTTTCGAAGAGCACGACCTTTTGTTGCTTGCACCGCGGCCTTGCTGA
- the phnN gene encoding phosphonate metabolism protein/1,5-bisphosphokinase (PRPP-forming) PhnN, with product MVQGIFFFVVGPSGAGKDSLIEGARARLGNGGQYLFARRTITRPSGAPGEDHTGVSPEQFQASLAAGEFLLSWHAHGLSYGLSVDLLHALEAGRHVIANGSRRMIREVATLVPHLLVVEVSASPHVLAARILGRGRESAEQASARVLRQVDPLPADIETLQVDNDGTLAEGIARFIEAVETVTQRHAPMPASHPLLQRKLEGHELDEAQYEQVLRDIIAGGYRDHQISAFLVSASQHLSDAEVVALARVRTRFSPTLRWDRPIVVDKHSMGGVPGSRITLIVVPIIAAQGLLMPKTSSRAITSAAGTADAMEVLAEVELSPEQVRHCVAVTGACIAWNGRLNHSHLDEVMNAITRPLNIDSTRWAVASILSKKLTAGSTHVIVDLPFGPRTKLATREQAQVLGELFEQVGALLGLTVEAIVTDGSQPVGRGIGPALEVRDVRRVLEGAVEAPADLREKALLFAARILAWDPRVGSVEAGRQRAEHLLDEGHALVAFERIIDAQGRKAPVLPSPLTWAVRAPCDGRVAQLDGWRLAEIARRAGAPRDKGAGIDLWVGRGTKVVQGDVLYHIHGTSAEDLERAVVLAEDESGILLSGVD from the coding sequence ATGGTGCAGGGCATTTTCTTCTTTGTGGTGGGGCCGAGCGGGGCGGGCAAGGACTCGCTCATCGAAGGCGCCCGTGCCCGCCTGGGCAACGGCGGCCAGTACCTGTTCGCCCGTCGCACCATCACTCGCCCCAGTGGAGCGCCGGGTGAAGATCACACCGGCGTGAGCCCCGAGCAGTTCCAGGCCAGCCTGGCGGCCGGCGAGTTCCTGCTCAGCTGGCATGCTCACGGTCTGAGTTACGGGTTGTCCGTCGATCTACTGCACGCGCTGGAGGCCGGCCGTCACGTGATCGCCAACGGCTCGCGCAGGATGATTCGCGAAGTTGCGACCCTGGTCCCGCATCTGCTGGTGGTCGAGGTCAGCGCCTCGCCGCACGTGCTTGCTGCACGCATCCTGGGACGCGGTCGAGAGAGCGCCGAGCAGGCCAGTGCCCGGGTCTTGCGTCAGGTTGACCCGCTGCCTGCGGACATCGAAACCCTGCAAGTCGATAACGACGGCACCCTGGCCGAGGGCATTGCACGTTTCATCGAAGCCGTCGAGACCGTCACCCAGCGCCATGCCCCTATGCCGGCCAGTCATCCGCTGCTGCAGCGCAAGCTCGAGGGGCACGAGCTGGACGAAGCGCAGTACGAGCAGGTGCTGCGCGACATCATCGCCGGGGGCTATCGCGACCACCAGATCAGCGCGTTTCTGGTGAGTGCCAGCCAGCACCTGTCGGATGCCGAAGTGGTAGCGTTGGCCAGGGTGCGTACGCGGTTTTCGCCGACCCTGCGCTGGGATCGCCCCATCGTGGTCGACAAGCACTCGATGGGCGGCGTCCCCGGTAGCCGAATCACCTTGATCGTGGTGCCGATCATCGCGGCGCAGGGCTTGCTCATGCCCAAGACCTCCTCGCGGGCGATCACCTCGGCGGCTGGCACGGCCGACGCCATGGAGGTCCTGGCCGAAGTGGAACTGAGTCCGGAGCAGGTGCGCCACTGTGTTGCTGTGACGGGCGCTTGCATCGCCTGGAACGGCCGTCTCAACCATTCACATCTGGACGAAGTGATGAACGCCATCACGCGACCGCTGAACATCGATTCCACGCGGTGGGCAGTCGCTTCTATTCTGTCCAAGAAACTCACCGCTGGCTCGACCCACGTCATCGTCGATCTGCCGTTCGGTCCTCGCACCAAGCTGGCGACCCGCGAGCAGGCGCAGGTTCTCGGCGAGCTGTTCGAGCAGGTCGGCGCTTTGCTAGGGCTGACCGTCGAAGCGATTGTCACTGATGGCTCGCAGCCGGTCGGGCGGGGCATCGGACCAGCGCTGGAAGTGCGCGATGTCCGTCGGGTACTCGAGGGAGCCGTCGAGGCCCCTGCCGACCTGCGCGAAAAAGCCCTGCTGTTCGCCGCGCGCATTCTCGCCTGGGATCCGCGGGTCGGCAGTGTCGAGGCAGGCCGGCAACGCGCCGAGCACCTGCTGGACGAAGGCCATGCCCTGGTCGCGTTCGAGCGCATCATCGATGCCCAGGGCCGCAAGGCGCCCGTCCTGCCCAGCCCGCTGACCTGGGCCGTACGCGCACCTTGCGACGGCCGAGTCGCGCAGCTCGACGGCTGGCGACTGGCAGAAATCGCCCGCCGCGCCGGAGCGCCCCGGGACAAGGGTGCAGGCATTGACCTCTGGGTCGGCAGGGGGACGAAGGTGGTGCAGGGCGACGTGCTTTACCACATCCATGGCACAAGCGCCGAAGACCTGGAACGGGCCGTTGTACTGGCCGAAGACGAGAGCGGAATCCTGCTCAGTGGAGTGGATTGA
- a CDS encoding intermembrane transport protein PqiB, translating into MSDRPGSTPASPAATPAVKTRRFNVSLVWIVPIIAALVGASMLISNGLNAGPQIEISFETAMGLEANKTQVKYKNVVIGQVTAIALSDDRSHVVATVDLNKSAEGFTAEDSVFWVVRPRIGANGISGVDTLLSGAFIGADAGSSEERKKEFVGKETPPAITYGEQGKRFTLHTEDLGSLDIGSPVYYRRIEVGQVVSYQLAEDGKGVDVEIFVHAPNDKYVTTDTRFWNASGIDLTVGASGLKVNTESLSTILAGGVAFVEPKYSPNATPATERSRFDLFADQETALAPPDGEPRYISMSFNQSLRGLAVNAPVEFLGVNIGRVVSVNLDYDAKTKNFPSVVGAVIYPDRLGKAHEKLLKEMGTEDDERSAKLMSAFVKQGLRAQARSANLITGQLYISLSFLPNAAPVAFDVAARPLRIPTVPGSLDKVQEQLQGVVDKISKLPLDEIANNLNGSLSEMQKTLRQVNAEVLPQMRGTLQQTQKTLAAANSTFAEDSPERQQLSQAMDEVQRTARSVRVLTDFLSRNPEALIRGRTKQGEPDAFRSPGNTSREIQSDAQP; encoded by the coding sequence ATGTCTGATCGTCCAGGTTCCACTCCCGCGTCACCTGCCGCCACGCCTGCGGTCAAGACGCGTCGTTTCAACGTCTCGCTGGTGTGGATCGTGCCGATCATCGCCGCGCTGGTGGGGGCCTCGATGCTGATCAGCAACGGCCTCAATGCCGGGCCGCAGATCGAGATCAGCTTCGAGACCGCCATGGGCCTGGAAGCCAACAAGACCCAAGTCAAATACAAGAATGTGGTGATCGGACAGGTGACCGCCATCGCGCTCAGCGACGACCGCAGCCACGTGGTCGCCACCGTCGACCTGAACAAGTCCGCCGAAGGCTTCACCGCGGAGGATTCGGTATTCTGGGTGGTGCGGCCACGCATCGGCGCCAACGGCATCTCCGGCGTGGATACTCTGCTCTCCGGTGCGTTCATCGGCGCCGACGCCGGCAGTTCCGAAGAGCGCAAGAAGGAATTCGTCGGCAAGGAGACACCGCCGGCAATCACCTACGGCGAGCAAGGCAAGCGCTTCACCCTGCACACCGAGGATCTGGGTTCGCTGGACATCGGCTCGCCGGTCTACTATCGGCGCATCGAAGTGGGCCAGGTGGTGTCCTACCAACTGGCCGAGGATGGCAAGGGCGTCGACGTGGAAATCTTCGTCCATGCCCCCAACGACAAGTACGTGACCACCGACACGCGTTTCTGGAATGCCAGCGGCATCGACCTGACCGTGGGCGCCAGCGGCCTGAAGGTCAACACCGAATCGCTGTCGACCATTCTGGCCGGCGGCGTGGCTTTCGTCGAACCCAAGTACAGCCCCAACGCAACCCCGGCCACCGAGCGCTCGCGCTTCGACCTGTTCGCCGACCAGGAAACCGCGCTGGCGCCGCCCGACGGCGAACCGCGCTATATCAGCATGAGCTTCAACCAGTCGCTGCGCGGCCTGGCAGTCAATGCACCGGTGGAATTTCTGGGCGTGAACATCGGCCGCGTGGTTTCGGTCAACCTAGACTACGACGCCAAGACCAAGAACTTCCCCAGCGTCGTCGGCGCGGTGATCTATCCGGACCGTTTGGGCAAGGCCCATGAAAAACTGCTCAAGGAAATGGGCACCGAGGACGATGAGCGTTCGGCGAAGCTGATGTCGGCATTCGTCAAACAAGGCCTGCGAGCCCAGGCTCGCAGTGCCAACCTGATCACCGGACAGTTGTACATTTCCCTGAGCTTCCTGCCCAATGCCGCACCGGTGGCCTTCGATGTAGCCGCCCGCCCGCTGCGCATCCCCACCGTGCCCGGCAGCCTGGACAAGGTGCAGGAGCAGCTGCAGGGCGTGGTCGACAAGATCAGCAAGTTGCCGCTGGACGAAATTGCCAACAACCTCAACGGCAGTCTCAGCGAGATGCAGAAGACCTTGCGCCAGGTCAACGCCGAGGTCCTGCCGCAGATGCGCGGCACCTTGCAGCAGACCCAGAAGACACTGGCTGCGGCCAATTCCACCTTCGCCGAGGACTCCCCCGAGCGTCAGCAGTTGAGCCAGGCCATGGACGAAGTCCAGCGCACTGCCCGTTCGGTCCGGGTGCTGACCGACTTCCTCAGCCGCAACCCCGAAGCGCTGATCCGTGGCCGCACCAAACAGGGTGAACCGGATGCTTTCCGTAGCCCGGGCAATACTTCTCGTGAAATTCAATCGGACGCCCAACCATGA
- a CDS encoding MFS transporter: MSPTSGLPEQASADTYRKIVWRLIPFLCFCYLASYLDRINVGFAKLQMLDTLHMSETAYGLGAGLFFAGYILFEVPSNLVLQKVGARLWIARIMISWGVLSGLTMFVTTEWHFYVLRFLLGAAEAGFLPGVLFYLSQWFPSYRRSRIIALFMIGLPLSSLLGGPLSGWIMGNFDGVSGLHNWQWLFLLEAIPTVVLGVLCLAILPNGIADAAWLSEREKIQLQAVLAKDDSEHQGGQSFRAGFFDIKVWMLGGIDFSILLSAYAMGFWLPTFIRNAGVANVSDIGLLVAIPSLAGLIGMLAIGASSDRHRERRWHIIVPFIVGAAAMFLSTFFTQNVAITVLLFSVASLAIIGAVPVFFSLPATFLKGTAAATGFALACSLANIAGLVSNSLMGVVMDRFHSPQIALWIFAACLLLSCLLVLALPAKTVNR, encoded by the coding sequence ATGTCCCCCACCTCCGGCCTGCCCGAGCAGGCAAGCGCCGACACGTACCGCAAGATCGTCTGGCGGTTGATCCCGTTCCTGTGCTTCTGCTACCTCGCCTCGTACCTGGACCGTATCAATGTCGGCTTTGCCAAACTGCAGATGCTCGACACGCTGCACATGAGCGAAACCGCCTACGGGCTGGGCGCCGGTCTGTTCTTCGCCGGCTACATCCTGTTCGAGGTGCCCAGCAACCTGGTGCTGCAAAAAGTCGGCGCACGGCTGTGGATCGCCCGCATCATGATCAGCTGGGGCGTGCTCTCCGGGTTGACCATGTTCGTCACCACCGAGTGGCACTTCTACGTGCTGCGCTTTTTGCTCGGCGCCGCCGAGGCCGGGTTTCTGCCGGGGGTGCTGTTCTACCTCAGCCAATGGTTTCCCTCGTACCGACGCAGTCGCATCATCGCCCTGTTCATGATTGGCCTGCCCTTGTCGAGCCTGCTCGGCGGGCCGTTGTCGGGCTGGATCATGGGCAATTTCGACGGCGTCAGCGGCCTGCACAACTGGCAATGGTTGTTTCTCCTCGAAGCCATACCGACAGTGGTGCTGGGGGTGCTGTGCCTGGCCATTCTGCCCAACGGCATTGCCGATGCGGCCTGGCTGAGCGAGCGTGAGAAAATACAACTGCAGGCCGTGCTGGCCAAGGACGACAGCGAGCACCAGGGTGGCCAGTCATTTCGCGCAGGCTTTTTCGACATCAAGGTGTGGATGCTCGGCGGCATCGACTTCTCGATTCTGCTGAGCGCCTATGCCATGGGCTTCTGGCTGCCCACTTTCATCCGCAACGCCGGGGTCGCCAATGTCAGCGACATCGGCCTGCTGGTGGCCATTCCCAGCCTGGCCGGGCTGATCGGCATGTTGGCCATCGGCGCCAGTTCGGACCGGCACCGCGAGCGGCGCTGGCACATCATCGTGCCGTTCATCGTCGGCGCAGCCGCCATGTTCCTCAGCACCTTCTTCACCCAGAACGTGGCGATCACCGTGTTGCTGTTCTCGGTGGCCTCACTGGCCATCATCGGGGCGGTGCCGGTGTTCTTCAGCCTGCCGGCCACCTTCCTCAAGGGTACTGCGGCGGCTACCGGTTTTGCCCTGGCCTGCTCGCTGGCCAACATTGCCGGCCTGGTCAGCAACTCGCTGATGGGCGTGGTGATGGACCGTTTCCACAGCCCGCAGATTGCCCTGTGGATTTTCGCCGCCTGCTTGCTGCTCAGTTGTCTGCTGGTGCTGGCGCTGCCGGCCAAAACCGTCAATCGTTGA